aaataaattcaattgcatttaaaagagaaaaataataaaaggtatatataaataagtaattacaaaatataaagaattgtgtaaaatataaaagagaatttcctttaattgattttttttgtttattttaataaaaacaaaatggtgtaTCGGTTTCCGTGCACATGATGGTGGTACTTTTTTCAAAATTAGCATATATAAAAAAACGCTTTCCAAATCAtgagtaataaaaataataatcctAAATTGGTGTTGGTGCTAATGGTATTTTCAGATAACTTTGTTGAGTGATGTTGTCGTTTCTTTTGAAGATGATGATGGTGGAATCatcttgtttctttttttttttaaagttttaagtttATTAGactttatatttgattttattatttatctaacaacaaataataaaatataatttttatataagtaCTATACTTATATGTTTATATTTGGATAAATGCAATCATTTAAACTTCGTCTAATAAACTTGTAAAGAAGGTTAATCTCACATTGAAGTGTCTACATCAAGATGTTTTGAAGGATGTGTTTAAAGTTGTTCCATGCAAACaattctttttgaaaataagaaaTGTCAATTCTGCAAAGATAGTCCGTTGTGTCAAGCTCCACACTTTACTCAAGTTTAAAAAGAAGTTACCTAACTTAGGCCTAATAAATGATGTTTTGTATCAAAAAGTTATGTAAAGAATGACATGCATTTAATGTTACATGAAGATCATTTACTGCATCTCCATACATGAATATGGACGTACGTAACACGAAGAAGAAGACCTACACAAGACCTCAAAGCAACTCCAAAAGGATTTGCAATGACTATTTTCTTCTCAACATTTATATAAAGAAGATCatgtgaagaagaaagattGACAACAACAATCATAATGAAAACGTTAAAGCTCTTATAATTCTTAACGACCCTTTAGCCTTAATGAGTGAGCAAGAACACAATTGTATTTGTTAACAACCTAAAAAAGTGTTTATTATCTTGTATTTGTCTTAGGATGTTACCCTCTTTTGATGAGCGAAACCTATGATCATTTAAATTCACACCCTTTGTGTAAACAAAGTGTTTAACTAGAAGTGGCTCAATTCAAAGAATACCCAGTTGTTAAGTCAAGAGTAGTAgtgtttcaaaaaaatatttggtcTTAGTCAGGAATTATTATGTTTCAAACAATACTGTATGTTTAATCAGGAGTAGCTAAGACTGAATAATACTCAATGTTTAGCCAAAAATTGTTGAGTTCAAATAATACTTATCTTGTATATTGTAGTGTTAGTGTGCTAATTAAACTCGATTGTGTTAATGATGAAGTATGAATTTCTCCATGAGGTTCCAAGCTGAGCTGATGGAAGGAAGCTTGGAGGatttgcaaatgaaagaagaatGGAACTAAATTGGTTGCTTGAAGAAGAATAAGCTTCTTCAAAGGTTTCCCTAGCTTTAGGTTCTTGGAACTCTAGAAAAGAGAGTAAGAATTTTGAAtatgcagagtttctttactcatATATTAAGTATGATTTATTACCAGGCAAACACATTTATTTATAATGCTTAAGGTTCTAAAGATGACTATTAGACTCCTAAATCCTTTCCATTCATGGAGTGACAAGTGACACTTGCTTCTTAAAATCCTTTCTGTTCATGGAGTGACATGTGGAAAACCTTGCTTTAAGAAACTCTCTAATTAGAATATGACAATTAACACAAGGGACTTTGAAGAGTCTGAAAGAGGCGCCTACTTGAAACATCTAGAATGGCACCATGTGGAGTGTTGAGAAGAGGCCACGTGGACATCTAACTTCGCCTTAAGTTTATACattttacaaatatttacaagGCAAACACATTCTTCttcatattcttcttcttcaaattcttctttacattcttcttcttcaaattcttctttacattcttcttcacatccttcttcacattcttcttcacattctTATTCATATTCTTCTTCACATTCCTGCTCACATTCTTCTTTACAATcttcttcacattcttcttcttcacaaTTTTCAtcttcacattcttcttcacattctTCCTCACAATCTTCTTCACATTTTTCGTCACAGTCTTCCTCACACTCTTCTTCAAATTCTTCTTCACATTATTCTTCAAACCCTTCTTCACAaccttcttcactttcttcttcaCCCTCTTCTTCAAATTCTTCTTTACACTTAtcttcacattcttcttcacactcttcttcatattcttcttcacattcttcttcacattcttcttcacatttTTCTACACATTGTTCTTCACATTcttcttaaaattctttttcacactcttcttcacattcttcttcacacacttcttcatatttttcttcACACTCTTCTTGTTAACATTATTCTTCATATTCTTTTTCTTCACATTCTTattcacattcttcttcacggtcttcttcacattcttcttcacattctTTTTTCATATTCTTATTCACACTCTTCTTCCCATTCTTCTTCATCGTCTTCTTCACACTCTTTTTCACATTCCTCTCCACattcttcttcactttttttgtcacattcttcttcacattctTTCTTATTCATATTCTTCTTCGCATTCTTCTTCATATTcttcttcacattcttcttcacattcttcttcaTAGTCTTCATTACATTCTTtttcacattcttcttcacattcttcttcagattcttcttctcattcttcttcatattcttattc
The sequence above is a segment of the Phaseolus vulgaris cultivar G19833 chromosome 2, P. vulgaris v2.0, whole genome shotgun sequence genome. Coding sequences within it:
- the LOC137809031 gene encoding uncharacterized protein, with translation MKKSVKKNVKISVKKNLKKRVKKKVKKVVKKGLKNNVKKNLKKSVRKTVTKNVKKIVRKNVKKNVKMKIVKKKNVKKIVKKNVSRNVKKNMNKNVKKNVKKDVKKNVKKNLKKKNVKKNLKKKNMKKNVFAL